The proteins below come from a single Chiloscyllium punctatum isolate Juve2018m chromosome 18, sChiPun1.3, whole genome shotgun sequence genomic window:
- the LOC140489280 gene encoding casein kinase I, with protein MELRVGNKYRLGRKIGSGSFGDIYLGANIATGEEVAIKLECVKTKHPQLHIESKFYKMMQGGVGIPSIKWCGAEGDYNVMVMELLGPSLEDLFNFCSRKFSLKTVLLLADQMISRIEYIHSKNFIHRDVKPDNFLMGLGKKGNLVYIIDFGLAKKYRDARTHQHIPYRENKNLTGTARYASINTHLGIEQSRRDDLESLGYVLMYFNLGSLPWQGLKAATKRQKYERISEKKMSTPIEVLCKSYPSEFSTYLNFCRSLRFDDKPDYSYLRQLFRNLFHRQGFSYDYVFDWNMLKFGAGRTPEESERERRDHEREERVVQTRSSATRALPPGTGAGAVGNRLRNGQDAVLPTQATRAQQSANTSPRPISRAERERKVSMRLHRGAPANVSSSDLTARQDASRISASQTSMPFEHLAK; from the exons GTGCAAACATTGCTACTGGGGAAGAGGTTGCAATAAAGCTGGAATGTGTCAAAACAAAACATCCCCAACTCCACATTGAGAGCAAGTTTTACAAAATGATGCAAGGAGGTG TTGGGATTCCCTCGATTAAATGGTGTGGTGCTGAGGGAGATTACaacgtgatggtgatggagctgCTGGGTCCTAGTCTTGAAGACCTCTTCAACTTCTGCTCCCGCAAGTTCAGTCTGAAGACTGTGCTCCTCCTTGCAGACCAGATG ATCAGTCGAATTGAGTACATTCATTCCAAAAACTTCATCCATCGTGACGTTAAACCAGACAACTTCCTCATGGGCTTGGGCAAGAAGGGCAATCTGGTTTATATCATTGACTTTGGCTTGGCCAAGAAGTACCGTGATGCACGGACTCACCAACATATCCCATACCGGGAAAACAAGAATCTGACCGGCACAGCGCGATATGCCTCCATCAACACTCATCTGGGCATCG AACAAAGTCGCCGTGATGACCTGGAGTCACTGGGTTACGTCCTGATGTATTTTAACTTGGGCTCGTTGCCATGGCAGGGACTCAAGGCAGCAACAAAACGGCAGAAGTACGAGCGCATCAGTGAGAAAAAGATGTCAACTCCAATTGAAGTGCTGTGCAAGAGCTATCCAT CTGAATTTTCTACCTACCTGAACTTCTGTCGCTCCTTGCGTTTTGATGACAAGCCCGATTACTCGTACCTACGACAACTTTTCAGGAACTTATTCCACCGACAGGGCTTCTCATACGACTACGTCTTTGATTGGAACATGCTGAAGTTT GGTGCTGGGCGGACTCCAGAGGAAAGTGAGCGCGAGCGCAGAGATCACGAACGGGAAGAGCGTGTAGTACAGACCCGCAGTTCGGCAACGAGAGCCCTCCCACCAGGAACAGGGGCTGGGGCAGTGGGTAACCGGTTACGGAATGGACAAGATGCAGTGCTGCCCACTCAGGCGACAAGAGCACAGCAGTCTG ccAATACCTCGCCGAGACCAATCTCTCGGGCTGAGAGAGAGCGCAAAGTGAGCATGAGGTTACATCGAGGCGCTCCTGCTAACGTTTCTTCCTCTGATCTCACAGCACGGCAAGATGCTTCACGGATTTCAGCATCACAG ACCAGCATGCCCTTTGAACATCTGGCAAAGTGA